From bacterium, a single genomic window includes:
- the pyrB gene encoding aspartate carbamoyltransferase, whose amino-acid sequence MAVPATLHLWAGWPHVLRAQQFDPAALDCVFREARLAEEIINSGGSNLLKGKIVLTLFYEPSTRTRLSFEFATYHLGGRVLTSEAAREFSSAAKGESIEDTIRVVCRYRPAAIVIRHYQEGAAERAAAVAADPRTRRPVPVFNAGDGPGQHPTQALLDAYTIWRVRGRLEGATVAVAGDLLNGRTARSLCYLLAKYPGVSFRLIAPKAVQMKDDLLAYLRRHKVPFVQTEDLAAGVRDADVLYVTRIQKERFEDEARPQYERVRDAFSVTAEILAQLPERAVVMHPLPRVEGPHSELPTSVDADPRVIIFDQTEAGMYIRMALLKLTCAVDRASSRNIR is encoded by the coding sequence ATGGCTGTCCCCGCAACGCTTCATCTGTGGGCCGGATGGCCCCACGTGCTTCGGGCCCAGCAGTTCGATCCCGCGGCGCTAGACTGTGTGTTCCGGGAAGCCCGCCTCGCCGAGGAAATCATCAACAGCGGCGGCAGCAATTTATTGAAAGGCAAAATCGTCCTGACCCTCTTCTATGAACCCAGCACCCGGACCCGGCTCTCCTTTGAGTTTGCCACCTATCACCTCGGGGGGCGGGTGCTGACCTCCGAGGCCGCGCGCGAGTTCTCCTCGGCGGCCAAGGGGGAGTCGATCGAGGACACGATTCGGGTGGTCTGCCGGTACCGGCCCGCGGCGATTGTCATCCGTCACTACCAGGAGGGGGCCGCGGAACGCGCGGCCGCCGTTGCGGCCGACCCGCGTACGAGACGTCCGGTTCCCGTCTTCAACGCGGGGGATGGTCCCGGCCAGCATCCGACTCAGGCGCTGCTCGACGCCTACACGATCTGGCGCGTCCGCGGCCGGCTGGAGGGGGCGACCGTCGCCGTGGCCGGCGATCTGTTGAATGGGCGGACCGCCCGCTCGCTGTGCTACCTGCTGGCCAAGTACCCCGGGGTGTCGTTTCGGTTGATTGCGCCCAAGGCGGTACAGATGAAGGACGACCTGCTTGCCTACCTGCGCCGCCACAAGGTCCCCTTTGTGCAGACCGAGGACCTCGCCGCGGGTGTGCGCGACGCGGATGTGTTGTACGTCACGCGGATCCAGAAGGAGCGATTTGAGGACGAGGCGCGGCCTCAGTACGAGCGCGTCCGGGACGCGTTCTCGGTCACGGCCGAGATCCTTGCCCAGCTCCCCGAACGCGCCGTCGTGATGCACCCCCTGCCCCGGGTCGAAGGACCCCACAGCGAACTGCCGACCTCGGTTGATGCGGATCCGCGCGTGATCATCTTCGACCAGACCGAGGCCGGGATGTACATCCGCATGGCCCTGTTGAAACTGACCTGCGCGGTCGACCGGGCCTCCAGCCGGAACATCCGCTAG
- a CDS encoding cytochrome c oxidase assembly protein, translating to MPSALAVAAGALLFPSPANAHPLTGGPVTGPQLATLAGGLALAILGWLMIARGRPRLTRPGYILLLVGMLAFLGGPDLVASISDLGAPTTRVRLVVVTPVDGQIIESHDVPISVRLFEPAGAAWTPVSSLSAGGRIHVAVDGRVVSRAWTPSVVVPVSAGNHTVTVEYVASDNRSFVPRVLVTRRITVRPPDAMQGGIAAGDTTRGAPPAITWREWHWDPLIGTGLALTALGFLWAARRFPPRPPQPVYFWGGMLALAVALLSPIDAGSEYLFTIHMVQHMLLLLVAPALLALAVPATLVGRLYQIPRAARVLHAIWSPLPALLLFNGVLVFWHLPFAYDATLASRWVHMVEHLSFVGAGMVFWGVIVSPTPRLVRASYGLRLGLVVAADLINFLVGFALAFAGRPFYLHYTQVPRLWGLTPLDDLRLGGGVMWVMGQMMYVIPVLILLNVLLRREGAGRASERLSAGR from the coding sequence ATGCCTTCCGCGTTGGCCGTCGCCGCAGGCGCGCTGCTTTTTCCGTCGCCGGCGAATGCGCACCCGCTGACGGGCGGGCCGGTGACGGGTCCGCAGCTCGCCACGCTCGCCGGGGGTCTCGCGCTGGCCATCCTGGGGTGGCTGATGATCGCCCGGGGTCGGCCGCGGCTCACCCGGCCCGGATATATCCTCCTCCTCGTCGGCATGCTGGCGTTTCTCGGGGGGCCCGATCTTGTGGCGTCGATCTCCGATCTGGGCGCCCCGACCACGCGCGTCCGGCTGGTGGTGGTCACACCGGTCGATGGCCAGATCATTGAGTCTCACGACGTCCCCATAAGCGTGCGGCTGTTCGAACCCGCCGGCGCGGCTTGGACTCCTGTCTCATCGCTTTCGGCCGGAGGGCGCATTCACGTCGCTGTCGACGGACGGGTCGTCAGCAGGGCATGGACCCCGTCGGTCGTGGTGCCGGTGTCCGCCGGGAATCACACCGTCACCGTCGAGTACGTGGCGAGCGACAACAGATCGTTCGTGCCCCGCGTCCTCGTCACTCGCCGGATCACGGTCCGCCCCCCGGACGCGATGCAGGGCGGCATCGCGGCCGGCGACACGACCCGCGGGGCTCCGCCGGCGATCACCTGGCGCGAGTGGCACTGGGATCCTTTGATCGGCACCGGGCTCGCCCTTACCGCCCTCGGTTTTCTGTGGGCTGCGCGGCGATTTCCCCCGCGGCCGCCTCAGCCGGTGTACTTTTGGGGCGGCATGCTCGCCCTGGCGGTCGCATTGTTGTCGCCGATCGACGCGGGGTCCGAATACCTCTTCACGATCCACATGGTGCAGCACATGCTCCTGCTGCTCGTGGCGCCGGCCCTGCTCGCCCTTGCCGTGCCCGCGACGCTCGTGGGCCGGCTCTATCAGATCCCGCGGGCCGCCCGCGTCCTGCACGCGATATGGTCGCCGCTCCCCGCGCTCCTCCTGTTCAACGGCGTGCTCGTGTTCTGGCACCTCCCCTTCGCGTACGATGCCACCCTCGCGTCCCGGTGGGTCCACATGGTTGAACATCTGAGTTTTGTGGGAGCCGGCATGGTATTTTGGGGCGTCATCGTGTCGCCCACGCCCAGGCTGGTCCGCGCATCTTACGGATTGCGACTCGGGCTCGTCGTCGCCGCGGACCTCATCAATTTCCTCGTTGGGTTCGCGCTGGCGTTTGCCGGCCGCCCGTTCTACCTCCATTACACTCAGGTCCCCCGGCTGTGGGGGCTCACCCCGCTCGATGACCTGCGGTTGGGCGGCGGGGTGATGTGGGTGATGGGCCAGATGATGTACGTGATCCCGGTGCTGATCCTGCTCAACGTCTTGTTGAGACGCGAAGGCGCCGGCCGGGCCTCCGAGAGGCTCTCGGCGGGCCGGTGA
- a CDS encoding nuclear transport factor 2 family protein: protein MVPPGAAYHDLLVAYAAAWTRHDLDAIMGMMTPDCLFETSGGPDPWGRRYEGHAAVRDAIAEIFDMLPDIRFTSARHFVCGERGVSEWTMIATRPDGGRIEARGCDLFEFREGKIFRKDSYRKRRLVR from the coding sequence ATGGTCCCCCCGGGGGCCGCGTACCACGACCTGCTCGTCGCCTATGCGGCCGCGTGGACCCGGCACGATCTCGACGCCATCATGGGCATGATGACCCCGGATTGCCTCTTCGAAACATCGGGAGGGCCCGACCCCTGGGGCCGGCGCTACGAGGGACATGCGGCAGTCCGCGACGCCATCGCCGAGATCTTCGACATGCTTCCCGACATTCGGTTCACCAGCGCCCGCCACTTCGTGTGCGGCGAACGGGGCGTGTCGGAATGGACGATGATCGCCACCCGGCCCGACGGAGGCCGCATCGAGGCGCGCGGGTGCGACCTGTTCGAGTTCAGAGAAGGGAAGATCTTTCGGAAGGACTCGTATCGGAAGCGCCGGCTCGTCCGGTAG
- a CDS encoding carboxypeptidase M32, whose amino-acid sequence MPSTPADPLRDLRPQLAMIQDLQSTVAVLRWDQETYMPPGGAAGRAEVLATLSRLAHERFVSTATQDLLDAARPLEDRLDPDSDDAALIRVTRRDLERARKLPAEFVAERARAASRSVHVWRDARPRNDFAAFRPALEQMVELARRTADYLGYVEHPYDALLDKYEPGMTSREVLDLFARLREATVPLVRAIAGRASAIDDSPVRQDYGEEPQRRFGLTIIQAFGFDTARGRLDTSAHPFSTGFNRDDVRITTRYPRRSLSAIFGMFHESGHAMYSQGTAPSLERTPLAGGASNGIHESQSRLWENLVGRSRPFWQHAFPVLHELFPEQLRAVDAERFYRAVNRVEPSLIRVEADEVTYNLHIILRFELERALVAGELNPSDLPEVWNAKMAEYLGVTPSTDADGVMQDIHWPSGLIGYFPSYTIGNVASVQLFEAARRAHPDLPDQIRRGEFASLLTWLRANVHKHGRKFFPRDLLVRATGGPLTPEPYLRYLHEKFGEIYEVRTPDA is encoded by the coding sequence ATGCCCTCCACACCGGCCGACCCCCTTCGGGATCTCCGCCCGCAGCTTGCGATGATCCAGGACCTCCAATCGACGGTCGCTGTGCTGCGCTGGGACCAGGAGACCTACATGCCCCCCGGAGGGGCGGCCGGACGCGCGGAAGTTCTCGCCACGCTCTCCCGCCTCGCGCACGAACGATTTGTGTCAACAGCGACGCAGGACCTGCTCGACGCCGCCCGCCCGTTGGAGGATCGCCTCGACCCGGACTCGGACGACGCGGCGTTGATCCGGGTGACGCGGCGCGACCTCGAGCGCGCGCGGAAACTCCCCGCCGAGTTTGTCGCCGAGCGGGCACGGGCGGCGTCCCGGAGCGTCCATGTCTGGCGGGACGCCCGGCCGCGCAACGACTTCGCCGCGTTCCGGCCCGCCTTGGAGCAGATGGTGGAGTTGGCGCGGCGGACGGCAGATTACCTGGGCTACGTCGAGCACCCGTACGACGCCCTCCTCGACAAGTACGAGCCCGGGATGACGTCCCGGGAGGTTCTGGACCTCTTCGCCCGCCTGCGCGAAGCGACCGTCCCCCTCGTCCGCGCGATCGCCGGGCGTGCCTCGGCGATCGACGACAGTCCGGTTCGACAGGATTACGGCGAAGAGCCGCAGCGCAGGTTTGGGCTGACGATCATCCAAGCCTTTGGGTTCGATACCGCCCGGGGGCGCTTGGACACCTCCGCCCATCCGTTCTCCACCGGGTTCAACCGAGACGACGTTCGGATCACCACCCGGTATCCCCGCCGATCGCTCTCGGCGATCTTCGGCATGTTTCACGAATCGGGGCACGCGATGTACTCTCAGGGCACGGCCCCGTCCCTCGAGCGTACCCCACTGGCCGGCGGCGCCAGCAACGGCATCCACGAATCACAGTCGCGCCTGTGGGAAAATCTCGTGGGTCGGAGCCGGCCCTTCTGGCAGCACGCATTTCCGGTGTTGCACGAGCTGTTCCCGGAGCAATTGAGGGCCGTGGATGCGGAGAGATTCTACCGCGCGGTGAACCGCGTCGAGCCAAGCCTGATCCGCGTCGAAGCCGATGAGGTGACCTACAACCTCCACATCATTCTTCGGTTCGAACTCGAACGGGCGCTGGTGGCCGGCGAGCTCAACCCCAGTGATCTCCCCGAAGTCTGGAACGCGAAGATGGCGGAGTATCTCGGAGTGACCCCGTCGACCGACGCGGACGGCGTGATGCAGGACATTCACTGGCCGAGCGGGCTGATCGGCTACTTCCCCTCCTACACGATTGGCAACGTCGCCTCGGTCCAGCTGTTCGAGGCCGCGCGGCGGGCGCACCCGGACCTTCCCGATCAGATCCGGCGGGGGGAGTTCGCCTCCCTCTTGACCTGGCTGCGAGCGAACGTGCACAAGCACGGCCGGAAGTTCTTTCCGCGAGACCTGCTCGTGCGGGCCACGGGCGGTCCGCTCACCCCCGAGCCCTATCTCCGATACCTCCACGAGAAGTTCGGGGAGATCTACGAGGTGCGGACTCCGGACGCGTAG
- a CDS encoding ABC transporter permease: protein MPHRPPRVLSFLSPFLILAVWEGLARAHLIDVRFFPAPSAILVAGWGAAQTGELWTNLRISLARIGVGFALGAVPGIALGIVMGLIPWIRLTCMPIVSAIYPIPKSAILPLIMLIFGIGELAKWIFIAIGVFFPVLINSMVGVLTIDQIYLDVGRNYGARGLTFLLTVALPGALPVIFAGIKLGFGLALILVVIAEIVASRAGLGFFIWNAWQIFDVEKLYTGLIVIGILGYLSSEAIDAVERVVVPWRPRS from the coding sequence ATGCCGCATCGCCCGCCTAGAGTCCTCTCCTTCCTCTCGCCCTTCCTCATCCTCGCCGTGTGGGAAGGGCTCGCACGCGCCCACCTGATCGACGTCCGCTTCTTCCCGGCACCCTCCGCCATCCTCGTCGCGGGGTGGGGGGCGGCGCAGACCGGGGAGCTGTGGACCAACCTCCGCATCAGCCTGGCCCGGATCGGCGTGGGGTTTGCACTGGGGGCCGTGCCGGGGATCGCCCTCGGGATCGTAATGGGGCTCATCCCCTGGATCCGCCTCACCTGCATGCCGATCGTCTCGGCGATCTACCCCATCCCTAAGAGCGCCATCCTTCCATTAATTATGCTGATCTTTGGGATCGGGGAGCTGGCGAAATGGATCTTTATCGCCATCGGCGTCTTTTTTCCCGTATTGATCAACTCCATGGTCGGGGTGCTCACGATCGACCAGATCTACCTGGACGTGGGGCGCAATTACGGGGCCCGAGGGCTGACCTTTCTCCTCACGGTCGCCCTCCCGGGGGCGCTGCCCGTGATCTTCGCCGGCATCAAGCTGGGGTTTGGGCTCGCGCTCATCCTGGTCGTCATCGCCGAGATCGTGGCGAGCCGGGCGGGCCTGGGGTTCTTCATCTGGAACGCCTGGCAAATCTTCGACGTGGAGAAACTCTACACGGGCCTCATCGTCATCGGCATCCTCGGGTATCTGTCCAGCGAGGCGATCGATGCGGTGGAACGGGTCGTCGTGCCCTGGAGGCCCCGGAGCTGA
- a CDS encoding ABC transporter substrate-binding protein, producing the protein MSPRTVAVVAAVVISVFVGSHAPGWSAPAPVTLGVLTPLSPPGDASAGQLIQRGAELGVQYINTVMGGLFGGKEGCPLPATQVRLAVEDDSGVPEKAVAGFRRLVSDDRAVAVWGAFHSSAMLAAAPLADQFMVPYISTQASAADVTGKHFAAVFRAHPIDPDRAAAWLGFIQAQGWHKVAMLAENTDYGIGLVEATKALIAAKKLDVTLDAVIFDRTSSDLTPQLLKFKAAKPDLLLNVGVGTPAYLIVKQAHDIGLFPQSAMLGSYDFPVRPEYWKNLGPAGNYLAFISPTTTPGWR; encoded by the coding sequence ATGAGTCCAAGGACGGTTGCGGTCGTAGCAGCAGTGGTGATATCGGTGTTCGTCGGGAGCCACGCGCCGGGGTGGTCGGCGCCGGCACCCGTTACCCTCGGAGTCCTCACCCCGCTCTCGCCTCCGGGGGACGCCTCAGCTGGGCAGCTGATCCAGCGTGGCGCCGAGCTGGGGGTCCAGTACATCAACACGGTGATGGGCGGCCTCTTCGGAGGCAAGGAAGGCTGCCCGCTGCCGGCGACCCAGGTCCGGCTGGCCGTCGAGGACGATAGCGGCGTGCCGGAGAAGGCGGTCGCGGGGTTCAGGCGGCTGGTCTCCGACGATCGCGCCGTGGCCGTGTGGGGCGCGTTCCACAGCTCGGCGATGCTCGCGGCCGCGCCGCTGGCGGATCAGTTCATGGTCCCCTACATCAGCACCCAGGCCTCCGCGGCCGATGTCACCGGGAAGCACTTCGCGGCGGTGTTTCGAGCCCACCCCATCGACCCCGACCGCGCCGCGGCGTGGCTCGGGTTCATCCAGGCGCAGGGATGGCATAAGGTCGCGATGCTCGCCGAGAACACCGACTACGGCATCGGACTGGTGGAGGCCACGAAGGCGCTCATCGCGGCGAAGAAGCTCGACGTGACCCTGGACGCGGTGATCTTCGACCGGACGTCCTCCGATTTGACGCCGCAGCTCCTGAAGTTCAAGGCCGCGAAGCCGGACCTCCTCTTGAACGTCGGGGTCGGCACCCCCGCGTACCTGATCGTGAAGCAGGCGCACGATATCGGCCTCTTTCCCCAGTCGGCGATGCTCGGGTCGTATGACTTCCCGGTGCGGCCGGAGTACTGGAAGAACCTCGGCCCGGCGGGAAACTACCTCGCGTTCATCTCTCCTACTACCACCCCCGGATGGCGTTGA
- a CDS encoding ABC transporter ATP-binding protein — MTDGAKISIRGLRKNFTTRFGRVEALGSLDLDVREGELCVLVGSSGCGKSTLLRILAGLETASEGTVEIRRGRDRRALTAMVFQEPSALPWLTVRSNVAYGLRMQGVDSDHRNRVTAQYIEKVGLTRFARAYPYQLSGGMKQRVSVARAFASDPEILLMDEPFGALDELTRLVLQDELLRLFEETGKTILFVTHSIDEALTLGDRVVVMSPAPGRILSTIAVPFPRPRRVIELRRDPEYGRHVARIWELLGIDRDRHAASPA, encoded by the coding sequence GTGACCGACGGCGCGAAGATCAGCATCCGGGGGCTACGCAAGAACTTCACCACCCGCTTCGGGCGGGTCGAAGCGCTCGGCAGCTTGGACCTCGACGTGCGCGAGGGCGAACTCTGTGTGTTGGTCGGGTCGAGCGGGTGCGGGAAGTCGACGCTTCTCCGCATCCTGGCGGGCCTGGAAACCGCCTCCGAGGGCACGGTTGAGATCCGCCGCGGGCGGGATCGCCGGGCGTTAACGGCGATGGTGTTCCAGGAACCGTCCGCCCTGCCGTGGCTGACGGTGCGGTCCAACGTCGCCTACGGCCTCCGGATGCAGGGCGTGGATTCGGACCACCGGAATCGGGTGACGGCGCAGTACATCGAGAAGGTGGGGCTCACCCGTTTTGCGCGCGCGTATCCCTATCAGCTCTCCGGTGGCATGAAGCAGCGCGTCAGCGTCGCCCGCGCCTTCGCCAGCGATCCGGAGATCCTCCTGATGGACGAGCCGTTCGGGGCCCTCGACGAGCTGACGCGCCTCGTCCTCCAGGACGAGCTCCTCCGCCTCTTCGAGGAGACCGGGAAGACGATCCTGTTTGTCACCCACAGCATCGACGAGGCTCTTACGCTCGGTGACCGCGTGGTCGTGATGTCCCCGGCGCCGGGACGGATCTTGAGCACGATCGCGGTCCCTTTCCCCCGTCCCAGGCGCGTCATCGAGCTCCGGAGGGATCCGGAGTACGGCCGTCATGTGGCGCGCATTTGGGAGCTCCTCGGCATCGACCGGGACCGCCATGCCGCATCGCCCGCCTAG
- a CDS encoding amidohydrolase family protein, with the protein MIIDVHTHFFPPGYLAALERGPDPYAIDRDAAGRTILTLHGARILTMTQEMTSPEDRLTDMERLGVDRQIVSVTIPNVYFGPPTRRHDLARMANDGLAELTHQFPRHFAALASVPLEDPEAAIRELDRAILNLEMVGVILGSNVGGRYLDDPAFMPFFERAEALRVPILVHPMPPADPDPTFTRGLVPLLGFVFNTSASVARMVLAGVFERLPKLQMIVAHLGGTLPYLMQRLDNGYRAYPEARATLPHVPSHYLKRLYYDTVSFSVPSLECALGAVGPEHIVMGTDYPHVIGDIGAALESVRSLAVPPPAIAGILGDTAARLFPRLVTRAK; encoded by the coding sequence GTGATCATCGACGTCCACACGCACTTTTTCCCACCCGGGTATCTCGCGGCGCTCGAGCGGGGACCGGATCCTTACGCCATCGACCGGGACGCCGCGGGGCGCACGATCCTGACCCTCCACGGCGCCCGCATCCTGACCATGACCCAGGAGATGACGTCTCCCGAAGATCGGCTGACCGATATGGAGCGGCTCGGAGTCGATCGCCAGATCGTCTCGGTGACGATCCCGAACGTGTACTTCGGACCGCCGACCCGCCGGCACGACTTGGCCCGCATGGCCAATGACGGCCTGGCCGAGCTCACCCACCAATTCCCACGGCATTTTGCGGCCCTGGCAAGCGTCCCGCTCGAGGACCCGGAGGCGGCGATTCGCGAGCTCGACCGCGCAATCTTGAATTTGGAGATGGTGGGCGTCATCCTGGGAAGCAATGTGGGCGGCCGCTACCTCGACGATCCGGCGTTCATGCCGTTTTTCGAGCGCGCGGAGGCTTTGCGGGTCCCCATCCTCGTGCATCCGATGCCCCCGGCAGATCCGGACCCGACCTTCACGCGGGGGCTCGTGCCCCTGCTCGGGTTCGTGTTCAACACTTCGGCGAGCGTCGCTCGAATGGTCCTGGCGGGGGTCTTCGAACGGCTCCCGAAGCTCCAGATGATTGTCGCACACCTCGGCGGGACCCTCCCCTATCTGATGCAGCGGCTCGATAACGGCTACCGCGCCTACCCGGAGGCCCGGGCGACTCTCCCGCACGTCCCCAGCCATTACCTCAAGCGCCTCTACTACGACACGGTGTCCTTCTCGGTCCCCTCGTTAGAGTGTGCGCTGGGCGCGGTGGGACCCGAGCACATCGTGATGGGCACCGACTACCCGCACGTGATCGGCGACATCGGCGCAGCACTGGAAAGTGTCCGGTCGCTCGCGGTTCCACCCCCGGCGATCGCGGGGATCCTCGGAGACACTGCCGCCCGATTGTTTCCGCGGCTGGTGACCCGGGCAAAATAA
- a CDS encoding ATP-binding cassette domain-containing protein, with protein sequence MLWVDRVVAGYHPGIDILNDLTLRAVSGRITAVIGPNGAGKSTLLRVVFGLVAPRAGRVWVRDREMQGLSAYERKRIGIGYVPQGPSAFPQMTVEENLLVGGWTIRHDRVTLRERLVRIYDLFPALAGLRRSRATVLSGGQLRMLSIAKELVALPSLLLVDEPTAGLAPRVADEVYDLLVRSRGLGITVLLVDQNISEAVAVADDVYLIVMGRVEREGPREVFARDLRAIVQETLVGTSPTGS encoded by the coding sequence ATGCTGTGGGTTGATCGCGTCGTCGCCGGATACCATCCCGGAATCGATATTCTCAACGACCTCACCCTGAGGGCGGTCTCGGGCCGGATCACCGCGGTGATCGGTCCCAACGGTGCCGGAAAATCGACGTTGCTCCGAGTGGTGTTCGGGCTGGTTGCGCCCCGTGCCGGCCGCGTATGGGTTCGCGATCGCGAGATGCAAGGACTGTCGGCATACGAGCGAAAGCGGATCGGGATCGGGTACGTTCCTCAAGGGCCCAGCGCGTTTCCGCAGATGACGGTCGAAGAAAATCTCCTCGTCGGCGGATGGACCATCCGGCACGACCGGGTGACGCTGCGGGAGCGCCTGGTCCGCATCTACGATCTGTTTCCGGCGCTGGCCGGCCTCCGCCGATCTCGGGCGACGGTCCTGAGCGGCGGACAACTGCGGATGCTCTCCATCGCCAAGGAACTGGTCGCGCTGCCGTCGCTGCTCCTGGTGGACGAGCCGACGGCCGGGCTCGCGCCCCGCGTGGCCGACGAGGTCTACGATCTGCTCGTGCGCAGCCGCGGGTTGGGGATCACCGTCCTGCTCGTGGATCAGAACATCTCCGAGGCCGTCGCGGTGGCGGACGACGTCTACCTGATCGTCATGGGCCGTGTGGAGCGGGAAGGCCCGCGCGAGGTGTTCGCGCGCGACCTCCGCGCCATCGTCCAGGAGACGCTGGTCGGAACGTCGCCCACGGGGTCGTGA
- a CDS encoding ABC transporter ATP-binding protein, translating into MISTLLTLRGLGKSFGGVAAVRDVTTALGSGEVRGLIGPNGSGKTTLLNLIGGQLLPDQGEIRLGDRPIQGMSPDAVAALGVARTFQLPRVFQHMTVLENLLLPLCADHRRASWGEGREAARRTLEFVGLDGLAHAEARDLSGGQAMLLQLARCLVQRPLRLVLLDEPFAGVHPTIKDRMVGAILEINRRDGVTFLVVSHEMTTLRRLCSRVSVMHNGEWIAEGTLDDVARDPRVIEAYLGGRRAAAVSAGGA; encoded by the coding sequence ATGATTTCGACCCTCCTAACGCTCCGCGGCCTCGGAAAGTCCTTCGGGGGCGTGGCCGCGGTCCGCGATGTCACTACCGCGCTCGGGTCGGGCGAGGTGCGCGGGCTGATCGGGCCGAACGGCTCCGGGAAGACGACCCTGCTGAATTTGATCGGGGGGCAACTGCTACCCGATCAAGGGGAGATCCGGCTCGGAGACCGGCCGATTCAGGGGATGTCCCCCGATGCGGTCGCCGCGCTCGGGGTGGCGCGGACATTCCAGTTGCCGCGCGTGTTTCAGCACATGACCGTGCTGGAAAACCTCCTCCTGCCGCTGTGCGCAGACCACCGGCGCGCCTCATGGGGCGAAGGGCGCGAGGCGGCCCGCCGGACTCTCGAGTTTGTCGGGTTGGACGGCCTGGCGCATGCGGAGGCCCGCGACCTCTCAGGCGGACAGGCAATGCTGCTGCAACTTGCCCGCTGCCTCGTGCAGCGCCCGCTTCGTTTGGTCCTGCTCGACGAACCGTTTGCAGGCGTGCACCCGACCATCAAGGACCGGATGGTGGGTGCGATCCTCGAGATCAACCGGCGGGACGGTGTCACCTTTCTCGTCGTCAGCCACGAGATGACCACGCTCCGCAGACTGTGCAGCCGGGTGTCGGTGATGCACAACGGGGAGTGGATCGCCGAAGGCACGCTGGACGACGTGGCGCGTGACCCCCGCGTCATCGAAGCCTACCTCGGAGGCCGCCGGGCGGCGGCTGTGTCCGCGGGCGGCGCGTAA
- a CDS encoding amidohydrolase family protein — translation MRIDVAAHILPERYYARLQQMPGFYMSRRIKGIPALWDLGARFRIMDGFTEYQQVLSLAIPPLDRLGSPDVTPDLAKLGNEELARLVDAHPGRFAGAFAGLPLNNPDASLAELDRVARDPRFLGVQVYSNVAKRPLDEPASFAVIEEAVRRDLPIFLHPARAADHPDYGNEETSRYDVWQIFGWPYETTVAMTRLVFTGLFDRHPDAVIITHHLGAMAPYFSGRISGGYDQFGTRSPEGQVERPPVPLARPPQAYFTKFYADTALFGCPHGLRCGLEYFPIEQVLFGSDTPFDAEGGTRYIRETIADLDAAGLSADRRRMVDEGNVRRLLAGRKMVRGPSYP, via the coding sequence GTGCGCATCGACGTCGCGGCCCACATCTTGCCCGAGCGGTACTACGCCCGCCTCCAGCAGATGCCGGGATTCTACATGTCCAGGCGCATCAAAGGGATCCCCGCTCTCTGGGATCTCGGCGCGCGCTTCCGCATCATGGACGGATTCACCGAGTATCAACAGGTGCTCTCCCTCGCCATCCCCCCGCTCGACCGTCTCGGGTCGCCCGACGTCACCCCCGATCTCGCCAAACTCGGCAACGAAGAACTCGCTCGGCTGGTCGATGCGCATCCCGGCCGGTTCGCCGGCGCATTCGCCGGCCTGCCGCTCAACAATCCGGACGCGAGCCTCGCCGAACTCGATCGGGTGGCTCGCGATCCGCGATTTCTTGGGGTGCAGGTCTACTCCAATGTCGCGAAGCGCCCCTTGGACGAGCCCGCCAGCTTCGCCGTGATCGAGGAGGCGGTGCGCCGAGACCTGCCGATCTTTCTCCATCCGGCCCGGGCGGCGGACCACCCCGATTACGGGAACGAGGAGACCTCCCGGTACGATGTCTGGCAGATCTTCGGGTGGCCGTACGAAACGACGGTCGCCATGACGAGGCTCGTCTTCACCGGGCTATTCGACCGCCATCCCGACGCGGTGATCATCACCCACCATCTCGGCGCCATGGCGCCGTACTTTTCCGGCCGCATCAGCGGAGGCTACGACCAGTTCGGCACTCGAAGCCCGGAGGGCCAGGTGGAACGCCCGCCCGTCCCGCTCGCTCGCCCCCCGCAGGCGTACTTCACCAAGTTCTACGCCGACACGGCGCTTTTTGGCTGCCCGCACGGCCTGCGGTGCGGACTCGAGTACTTCCCCATTGAACAGGTGCTCTTCGGCTCGGACACCCCGTTCGACGCAGAGGGAGGCACCCGCTACATTCGGGAAACGATCGCGGACCTCGACGCCGCCGGGCTCTCCGCCGATCGGCGCCGGATGGTCGACGAGGGCAACGTGCGCCGGCTGCTCGCCGGACGCAAGATGGTCCGCGGTCCGTCGTACCCGTGA